The Chryseobacterium aureum genome contains a region encoding:
- a CDS encoding helix-turn-helix domain-containing protein: protein MNDIELNNCKKALGYRISELRKKIINPETNKPISQEELGLRTGHAKKTIGELERGNTNPRYDTLLIISKELNVTIQELFDFDMKRYIKLSNKS, encoded by the coding sequence ATGAATGATATCGAACTTAATAACTGTAAAAAAGCTCTTGGTTATAGAATTTCTGAATTAAGAAAGAAAATCATAAACCCGGAGACTAATAAGCCTATCTCACAAGAAGAACTGGGGTTAAGAACCGGACATGCAAAAAAGACAATAGGAGAATTGGAAAGAGGAAATACTAATCCACGATATGATACCTTACTTATAATAAGCAAAGAACTTAATGTTACAATACAAGAGCTCTTTGATTTTGACATGAAAAGATACATCAAACTATCAAATAAATCCTGA